In one Triplophysa rosa linkage group LG13, Trosa_1v2, whole genome shotgun sequence genomic region, the following are encoded:
- the si:ch211-159i8.4 gene encoding matrix-remodeling-associated protein 5 isoform X1, producing MAEPVWLLQPRVTLQLNRRKTTTKKLVMNFSTFVSKHSIGRGDEEDKISTWAIIQRGAPGRIQTVLEYSEVSLDCGVLSSGHQPVEWMLPDLSTLDQTDSHTATMENNRLVIKNTSIADSGLYHCFVRTDTNVDIVSYRLTVRMRLLSPSDLNGKKMSIENGDILNLPCLVTSTEPVETRWYLPNHQVLKASGMKGRVYVSQNNTLIIQKVTYEDAGEYSCLAANLYGADMLSHLVVVTGEMEVQRSITMSEHELPLFGVDDNEGSGFEEIKRPSPELTPQRVDGKLRSGVFRQNAKGKKIKVSVRKPNNSVKEVDPSCLEQILAEANARVSPMPPTPATTRSEMTSTLKIMTDTTMIIATTPLLEDVNEETKTDVEVSSASTSSSVQNLNVTQLELPPLSEHIKQDTSQESKQKSSDSNISDLTLEHIDSTTVPEPEIQLAKHTIEDKIRANNNSIWNQRRRFPYRHRRPPLRRLRPKRPNFTPVPTSVVPLTLFSKKSLVLSTDSYSLTQNKETTALMTLVVSVPHEPVTASVALPVTEDPVKVVKTMLRKEDRINRFDGKTKHHISGQHIITTALEETEQVSNTLAPIPNKRYENDNREIILKTNSQTLEDKTRQITATTIHKVLSSNINPPVTQRAHVTEKPTLTKIERQRVYSWGIQPERQDVPIHPWLIPKNTPKNISVTQSPQFWANNHGIPVWPTVHTSRHHPSQNKAWYFQQTGHRGTGVTNQPQITAQTAKPTALGKATASFARTIAPHVSSLSRVRDHLLFNRLRNRYRQSQLNAYRLAQLGMLVTSKPKTYQSTPQPHQAPNFPIIYKPVTPAPVLVYTSKPPTTANVPFGGRWHYSHFGAKKLSTAIPFPNLMRRGTKPSITTESVTVSALAEADVHLSCKSSGDPKPDVSWTKVSTGATIQANTKHGQRFEVLPDGTFRIKNVQLQDRGQYLCTAQNKFGSDRMVVTLVVQTQPPKIMSLKPRDVSVYLGKPVSLDCIAVGKPEAQISWILPDKTFVRDVGTHDQRVYLFPNGTLSVYSANFSSNGDYKCIASNAAGADTLTYHIHVAVLPPTIAEISSESISINVGRSIYVHCTAKGEPSPLIKWILPDGSQLKATQFIGRRLFIFPNGTLFIKNASPIDSGRYECLATNPVGFAKRMVKMDIRQEDPDPWKGLSQQHSVTATYGSIVYLHCPESTGSQRGTVWRLPSKILLEHHYSPQRHITAFPNGTLRILRLTEKDGGNYLCMYQRPNGEDMELFQVEVLMSPPKIENTGTQHKRVANGDNFLVDCVASGLPDPEVSWSLPDGTMINNALQSDDSGIRNRRYIIFGNGTLLLQQMGKNDEGNYTCYAKNTLGEDAMKVSVQVVPNLPQISPYDQISIWGTFGKSTEIKCEATGVPQPTIIWISPRNEIITSSSVKYQILNDGTLIIKKLTLADQGKYACVARNPAGDHIKNVKLLVEVKEPKIDGQIGRTEKKVLAVYYQTLLLDCKAEGMPEPQVTWTTPYGMSLATPYLGGRFQVHRNGSLELRGIRKTDEGRFLCIAKNYLGEASLAIDLEVASLAEKPSFLVPNIEVLPLKPDGDDIILECRAAGKPKPEFVWILPNGTAVNPGMKLQRFTHYLGNGTLHIMRPVVTDKGVYRCLAKNIAGQAEKRYAFELGQKPQIRSTASTMKISFGQTLNMPCTVDGWPQAAITWTLPNGLVLDKPQVFGRVTYLFNGTLQVKDTSKFNRGTYTCKATNTFGSSTLSYPVSIMVFPPQITHAPPSVTRVRKGSPVILNCIAAGIPKPDISWTLPGRTTLVPNNRFTGQNGIYMTEEGNLVMQDPGLMNSGIYKCNAKNALGTDFKATYLQVI from the exons ATGGCTGAACCTGTTTGGCTTTTACAACCAAGGGTCACCCTTCAACTTAACAGGCGCAAAACCACAACAAAAAAACTGGTGATGAACTTTTCCACATTTGTATCCAAGCACAGTATTGGAAGAGGGGATGAGGAAGATAAGATTTCCACCTGGGCTATCATCCAAAGAGGAGCCCCAGGGAGAATTCAAACAGTACTAGAGTACTCAGAGGTCAGTCTGGACTGTGGCGTGCTCAGCTCAGGGCATCAGCCTGTGGAGTGGATGCTTCCAGACTTATCGACTTTGGATCAAACTGACTCCCATACAGCAACGATGGAAAATAATAGATTGGTTATAAAAAACACAAGCATAGCAGACTCAGGGCTTTATCATTGCTTTGTGAGAACAGACACTAATGTGGACATTGTGTCTTATAGACTCACAGTCAGGATGCGCCTTCTGAGTCCTAGTGatttaaatggaaaaaagaTGTCTATAGAAAATGGGGACATTCTTAATCTTCCTTGTTTAGTAACTTCTACAGAGCCAGTGGAGACTAGATGGTACTTGCCAAACCATCAGGTTCTCAAAGCATCAGGCATGAAAGGAAGGGTCTATGTATCACAGAACAACACATTAATAATCCAAAAAGTAACTTATGAGGATGCCGGAGAGTACAGTTGTTTGGCAGCTAACCTTTATGGTGCAGACATGTTGTCTCATCTAGTTGTTGTAACCGGTGAAATGGAAGTGCAAAGAAGTATTACAATGTCTGAGCATGAATTACCACTCTTTGGCGTTGATGACAACGAAGGGTCGGGATTTGAAGAAATCAAACGACCATCTCCTGAACTTACACCTCAAAGGGTGGACGGAAAACTCAGAAGTGGTGTTTTCCGACAAAATGCAAAAGGGAAGAAAATCAAAGTAAGTGTGAGGAAACCTAACAACTCTGTCAAAGAGGTTGACCCAAGTTGCTTGGAACAGATTCTTGCTGAAGCTAATGCAAGAGTCTCACCCATGCCACCAACACCAGCTACAACACGTTCAGAAATGACAAGcacattaaaaataatgacagaCACTACAATGATTATAGCCACCACCCCTTTGTTAGAGGATGTAAATGAAGAAACTAAAACAGATGTTGAAGTTAGCAGTGCCAGCACAAGTTCAAGTGTGCAGAATTTAAATGTGACACAGCTGGAACTGCCGCCCCTCAGTGAGCACATAAAACAGGATACTTCACAGGAATCAAAACAAAAGTCAAGTGATTCTAACATTTCAGATTTGACCTTAGAACACATAGACTCAACAACAGTACCTGAACCTGAAATCCAGTTGGCAAAACACACAATAGAGGATAAAATAAGGGCTAACAACAATTCTATCTGGAACCAAAGGCGGAGATTCCCATATAGACACCGTAGGCCTCCATTACGTAGGTTACGTCCTAAAAGACCAAATTTCACCCCAGTTCCCACTTCTGTAGTCCCATTGACTCTATTCTCAAAGAAAAGTCTGGTGTTGAGCACTGACTCTTATTCTTTAACCCAAAACAAAGAAACCACAGCTTTAATGACTTTAGTAGTTTCTGTTCCACATGAGCCAGTCACTGCAAGCGTGGCTTTGCCAGTCACAGAAGATCCTGTAAAAGTAGTCAAAACAATGTTGAGAAAAGAGGACAGAATAAATAGATTTGATGGCAAGACGAAACACCACATATCAGGTCAACACATAATTACAACAGCTCTGGAAGAAACTGAACAAGTTTCTAATACACTTGCCCCCATACCAAACAAAAGGTATGAAAATGACAACagagaaatcattttaaaaactaaCAGCCAGACACTTGAAGATAAGACAAGGCAGATAACAGCAACCACAATTCATAAAGTTCTAAGCAGCAACATCAATCCTCCAGTGACACAAAGAGCCCATGTGACTGAGAAACCAACCTTAACTAAAATAGAAAGACAGAGAGTTTATAGCTGGGGAATACAACCTGAGAGGCAAGATGTGCCTATCCACCCCTGGCTAATACCAAAGAATACACCAAAAAACATCTCAGTCACTCAGTCACCTCAATTCTGGGCCAACAACCATGGCATTCCAGTCTGGCCCACAGTTCATACATCAAGACACCATCCTTCCCAAAACAAAGCTTGGTATTTTCAACAGACAGGGCACAGGGGTACAGGGGTCACTAATCAACCTCAAATCACTGCTCAGACAGCAAAGCCCACAGCTTTGGGGAAGGCGACAGCTTCCTTTGCAAGGACCATAGCTCCACATGTCAGCTCCTTGTCTCGTGTACGAGACCACTTGCTCTTCAACAGGCTCAGAAACAGATACAGACAATCACAGCTTAATGCATATAGACTGGCCCAGCTGGGAATGTTGGTTACCTCTAAACCAAAGACATATCAGTCCACCCCTCAGCCTCACCAAGCACCAAATTTCCCAATTATCTACAAGCCTGTGACTCCTGCACCTGTCTTGGTATATACAAGCAAACCCCCCACCACAGCTAATGTGCCATTTGGAGGCCGATGGCACTACAGTCATTTTGGAGCAAAGAAACTGAGCACTGCTATTCCTTTTCCAAACTTGATGCGAAGGGGCACGAAACCCAGTATCACAACTGAATCTGTTACTGTATCTGCTCTAGCAGAAGCAGATGTGCACCTGTCCTGTAAATCATCCGGGGACCCAAAACCTGATGTATCATGGACCAAAGTTTCCACAG GTGCGACCATTCAGGCCAACACAAAACATGGACAAAGATTTGAAGTCCTTCCAGATGGAACTTTTAGGATAAAGAATGTCCAGTTGCAAGACAGAGGCCAATACCTCTGCACAGCACAAAACAAATTTGGTTCGGACCGTATGGTAGTTACACTTGTTGTGCAAACTCAGCCTCCAAAAATCATGAGTTTAAAGCCCAGAGATGTGTCTGTATATTTGGGAAAACCAGTCAGCTTGGACTGTATTGCTGTTGGTAAGCCTGAAGCTCAGATCTCATGGATACTTCCAGATAAGACATTTGTGCGAGATGTTGGTACCCATGACCAAAGAGTATACCTTTTTCCAAATGGAACGTTGAGTGTTTACTCAGCAAATTTTTCCAGTAACGGTGATTATAAGTGTATTGCCAGCAATGCAGCAGGGGCTGATACACTAACGTACCACATTCATGTCGCAGTTCTTCCGCCGACAATTGCAGAGATTTCATCTGAGAGTATATCTATAAATGTTGGCAGAAGCATATATGTGCATTGCACTGCTAAAGGAGAGCCATCCCCTCTCATTAAGTGGATTCTCCCTGATGGATCACAATTGAAGGCCACACAGTTCATTGGAAGGCGGTTATTTATTTTCCCAAATGGAACACTTTTTATAAAGAATGCCAGTCCCATTGATTCAGGGAGGTATGAATGTTTAGCTACCAACCCAGTGGGCTTTGCTAAAAGAATGGTGAAGATGGACATAAGGCAAGAGGATCCAGATCCCTGGAAAGGCTTATCTCAGCAACACAGTGTTACAGCAACCTATGGATCCATAGTTTATTTGCACTGTCCGGAGTCTACAGGCTCCCAGAGAGGCACAGTTTGGAGACTACCCTCTAAAATCTTGCTGGAACATCACTACAG TCCACAAAGACACATCACTGCTTTCCCCAACGGCACTTTGAGAATTCTGAGACTGACTGAGAAAGATGGCGGCAATTATCTGTGCATGTACCAAAGACCAAATGGTGAGGACATGGAGCTGTTCCAAGTAGAAGTTCTCATGAGTCCACCAAAGATAGAGAACACTGGTACGCAACATAAGAGAGTTGCTAATGGAGACAACTTCCTAGTAGACTGTGTAGCTTCTGGCCTTCCAGACCCTGAGGTATCATGGAGCCTCCCAGATGGCACCATGATCAACAATGCTCTCCAGTCGGATGACAGTGGAATCCGTAATCGGCGCTATATCATCTTTGGCAATGGGACACTTTTGTTGCAACAAATGGGAAAGAATGATGAGGGCAATTATACATGTTATGCTAAGAACACCCTGGGAGAAGATGCGATGAAAGTAAGTGTACAAGTGGTGCCAAACTTACCACAAATATCTCCTTATGATCAGATATCCATTTGGGGTACTTTTGGTAAATCAACTGAAATAAAGTGTGAAGCTACAGGTGTGCCACAACCTACAATCATCTGGATCTCTCCAAGAAATGAGATAATAACCTCATCTTCAGTCAAATACCAAATCCTTAATGATGGAactctaataataaaaaaactgactTTGGCTGACCAGGGAAAATACGCCTGTGTGGCACGGAACCCAGCCGGAGATCACATTAAGAATGTGAAGCTTCTAGTTGAGGTTAAAGAGCCGAAAATCGATGGACAAATTGGACGAACAGAGAAGAAAGTTTTAGCTGTGTATTACCAAACACTACTGCTGGACTGTAAAGCTGAGGGTATGCCTGAGCCACAAGTAACCTGGACTACACCCTATGGTATGTCACTGGCCACACCATATTTGGGAGGCAGATTTCAAGTCCACAGAAATGGCAGTCTTGAGCTGAGGGGCATTCGAAAAACTGATGAAGGTCGGTTTTTGTGCATAGCCAAAAATTACTTAGGGGAAGCAAGTCTAGCAATTGACCTGGAAGTTGCATCACTTGCTGAAAAGCCAAGCTTTCTGGTGCCAAACATTGAGGTTCTTCCTCTCAAACCAGAtggtgatgacatcattttggaGTGCCGAGCAGCTGGGAAACCAAAGCCAGAGTTTGTTTGGATTCTACCCAATGGGACAGCGGTAAACCCAGGCATGAAACTTCAAAGGTTTACACATTACCTGGGAAATGGAACTTTACACATCATGCGGCCAGTTGTCACCGACAAGGGCGTGTATCGTTGCCTGGCCAAGAATATAGCTGGACAAGCAGAAAAGCGTTACGCTTTTGAACTTGGACAAAAGCCTCAAATTAGAAGTACAGCTAGTACTATGAAGATTTCATTTGGACAGACATTAAACATGCCATGCACAGTGGATGGGTGGCCTCAGGCAGCAATTACATGGACTCTTCCAAATGGCCTGGTCTTGGACAAGCCTCAGGTTTTTGGAAGAgtgacatatttatttaatggtACACTTCAGGTTAAGGACACTTCGAAATTTAATAGAGGAACTTATACCTGCAAAGCCACAAACACATTTGGATCATCAACATTGTCATATCCAGTGAGTATTATGGTGTTTCCACCTCAAATCACTCATGCTCCCCCTTCAGTCACAAGAGTTAGAAAGGGGTCTCCTGTGATTTTAAACTGTATAGCTGCTGGCATACCCAAACCAGACATTTCTTGGACTCTCCCTGGACGTACCACACTTGTACCAAATAATCGCTTCACAGGGCAGAATGGAATTTACATGACAGAAGAGGGTAATTTGGTCATGCAGGACCCAGGTCTCATGAACTCAGggatttataaatgtaatgccAAAAACGCCTTGGGAACGGATTTCAAAGCAACATACCTTCAAGTGATCTGA
- the si:ch211-159i8.4 gene encoding uncharacterized protein si:ch211-159i8.4 isoform X2, whose protein sequence is MPFKSRGPPVERGILVGAIPCSFSHSSRTQLPFRLIFQGVTHSDSALLDTGAEGNFIDGVTAQRWKIPFIPLSVPISARSLDGTPLSTITHSTPRVSLFISGNHCESIVLYILESPNNPIILGHPWFVQHNPHVNWASNSVLIWSPSCFVSCLGSAPSPASVSCLLQVDPADLTGVPVEYHDLRAVFSMSRATSLPPHRPYDCAIDLLPGTSPPKGRLFSLSGPEREAMDQYIRDSLQSGLIRHSSSPAGAGFFFVQKKDGSLRPCIDYRGLNDITVKNRYPLPLMSSAFELLQGAKVFTKLDLRNAYHLVRIREGDEWKTAFNTPTGHYEYTVLPFGLTNAPAVFQGLINSILGDMVNLFVFVYLDDILIFSPSLQVHAQHVRRVLQRLLENQLFVKAEKCEFHAESVSFLGHIISTEGIQADPAKVKAVAEWTTPDSRKALQRFLGFANFYRRFIRNFGQVAAPLTALTSTKVFFRWNQKAQEVFDKLKSRFISAPVLTVPDPDLQFIVDVDASDVGVGAVLSQRSAIDGKVHPCAFFSLRLSPTERNYDIGNRELLAVKLALGEWRHWLEGSAQPFLVWTDHKNLEYIRSAKRLSSRQARWSLFFGRFNFTLSFRPGSKNIKPDALSLLFEPPEGEFSADAILPKEVVVWTISWGIERRVEEAGRGVQVPKKCPAGRLLVPAALRPEVLRWGHSSRLTCHPGIRGMRAAVRQRFWWPSLVPDVRQFVLACPTCA, encoded by the coding sequence ATGCCCTTTAAAAGCCGGGGCCCACCAGTAGAGCGGGGGATTCTGGTGGGCGCTATACCTTGTTCTTTTTCCCATTCCTCCCGCACTCAACTACCGTTCCGACTAATCTTCCAGGGGGTCACTCACTCCGACAGTGCTCTGTTGGATACAGGGGCCGAGGGCAACTTCATTGATGGTGTCACCGCTCAACGTTGGAAGATCCCTTTTATTCCACTCTCTGTCCCCATTTCTGCCCGGTCGCTGGATGGCACTCCACTCTCCACCATCACTCACTCCACCCCTAGAGTAAGTCTTTTTATTTCTGGCAACCACTGCGAAAGCATTGTGCTGTACATTCTCGAATCCCCCAACAACCCTATTATTTTGGGGCATCCTTGGTTTGTACAGCACAATCCTCATGTGAATTGGGCCAGCAATTCAGTTTTAATTTGGAGCCCTTCTTGTTTTGTATCTTGTCTTGGTTCTGCTCCCTCTCCTGCCTCTGTTTCTTGTCTTCTGCAGGTGGATCCTGCGGACCTTACCGGTGTTCCGGTGGAATACCACGATCTTCGTGCTGTCTTCAGCATGTCCCGAGCCACCTCTCTGCCTCcgcatcgcccctacgactgtgCCATTGATCTGCTcccgggcacttctccgcctaagGGTCGCCTGTTTTCCCTATctggtcctgaaagagaggccatggaccaGTACATTCGTGATTCTCTCCAGTCTGGGCTCATCCGTCACTCCTCCTCTCCTGCCGGTGCTGGCTTCTTCTTCGTCCAGAAGAAGGATGGCTCCCTGCGCCCttgtattgattatcgaggtttgaacgacATTACCGTTAAGAACAGGTACCCCCTACCTTTaatgtcttctgcctttgaacTCTTGCAGGGAGCCAAGGTCTTCACCAAGTTAGACCTCCGCAATGCCTACCACCTTGTGCGCATCCGAGAgggagatgagtggaagacggcgtTTAACACGCCCACGGGACATTATGAATATACGGTGCTTCCGTTTGGTCTCACCAATGCccctgccgtcttccagggcctcattAATAGCATTCTGGGTGACATGGTTAatctgtttgtctttgtgtatctGGACGACATTCTGATATTCTCCCCTTCTCTCCAGGTACATGCCCAACACGTTAGGCGGGTCCTCCAGCGTCTACTCGAGAACCAACTTtttgtcaaggcggagaagtgcgaattccatgcCGAGTCAGTTTCGTTCCTTGGCCACATAATATCCACTGAGGGTATACAAGCTGATCCCGCTAAGGTAAAGGCTGTCGCCGAATGGACCACCCCCGACTCCCGTAAGGCCTTGCAGCgcttcctgggtttcgccaacttCTACCGGCGATTCATCAGGAACTTTGGTCAGGTTGCTGCACCGCTCACAGCATTAACCTCCACTAAGGTTTTCTTCAGGTGGAATCAGAAGGCTCAGGAGGTCTTTGATAAATTAAAGTCCCGTTTTATCTCTGCTCCTGTCTTGACTGTTCCAGATCCTGACCTCCAGTTCATTGTTGATGTAGATGCATCGGATGTCGGGGTTGGCGCAGTCTTATCTCAGCGATCTGCTATCGATGGGAAAGTGCATCCTTGCGCCTTCTTCTCCCTTCGGCTCAGCCCAACGGAGCGTAACTACGACATCGGTAACAGGGAGTTGTTGGCGGTCAAGTTGGCCTTGGGTGAGTGGCGTCACTGGCTGGAGGGATCAGCtcagcccttcttggtctggacggaccacaagAACCTTGAGTacatccgttcagccaagaggctGAGCTCACGTCAGGCTCGCTGGTCACTTTTTTTCGGCCGgtttaacttcaccctctcgttcCGGCCTGGGTCTAAGAACATCAAACCTGATGCGCTCTCCCTTCTGTTCGAGCCACCAGAGGGGGAGTTTTCGGCCGATGCCATCCTCCCTAAAGAGGTGGTGGTCTGGACGATCTCTTGGGGCATCGAACGACGGGTAGAGGAGGCTGGccgaggggtgcaagtgccgAAGAAGTGTCCAGCGGGCAGACTGCTGGTGCCGGCTGCGCTGCGTCCTGAAGTCCTCCGGTGGGGGCACTCGTCCAGACTGACTTGCCATCCAGGCATTCGGGGAATGCGGGCTGCCGTCCGTCAGCGTTTTTGGTGGCCGTCATTGGTTCcggatgtcagacagttcgtgttggcctgccCGACATGCGCTTAA